Proteins found in one Neomonachus schauinslandi chromosome 1, ASM220157v2, whole genome shotgun sequence genomic segment:
- the IL17RC gene encoding interleukin-17 receptor C isoform X4 — translation MVSAPPFGGGRTGPWALVPPGTWKMPVPWFLLSLALGRSPMVLSLEKLMGPQDTARCSPGLSCHLWDGDVLCLPGSIVSAPGPVLVPTRLQTELVLRCHQETDCDLCVRVAIHLAVHGHWEEPKDEDKFGIAADPELEEPRNAFLQAQVVLSFQAYPTARCVLLEVQVRAALAQPGQSVGSVVFDCFEAALGAEVRLWSYTQPRYQKELNLTQQLPDCKGLEVRDSIQSCWALPWLSVSADGDDVHLVLDVSEEQHFGLSLYWNQVQGPTKPWWHSNLTGPQNITLNHTDLFPCLCIQVWPLEPDSVRTSLCPFREDPRAHRNLWRAARLRLLPPRGWQLNAPCSLLAEATLCWQAPGGGPCQSLVPPLSRANVTVNKTLQLPLLNAHPNLCVQVSSWEKLQLQECLWADSLGALKDDMLLVETRGPQDNRSLCALEPSGCTPLLSRASTRAARLGEQLLQDLQSGQCLQLWEDDLRALWACPMDKYVHQRWALVWLACLLLASVLFLLFLFKKDHVKGWLRLLKEDLRAGAAPRGRAALLLYSAEDSGFERLVGALASALCQLPLRVAVDLWSRRELSAQGPLAWFHAQRRQTLQDGGVVVLLFSPGAVALCHEWLQDGAAASAPHGPHDAFAASLSCVLPDFLQGRAPGRYVGAYFDGLLHSEAVPALFRSVPVFSLPSQLPDFLGTLQGPAAPRPGRLGERAKQVSRALQPALDQLLQAPGAPGAPGDCTRDGT, via the exons ATGGTGTCTGCCCCCCCCTTTGGGGGGGGCAGGACAGGGCCTTGGGCCTTGGTGCCTCCTGGTACCTGGAAGATGCCTGTGCCTTGGTTCCTGTTGTCCTTGGCACTGGGCCGAAGCCCCATGGTCCTCTCTTTGGAGAAGCTTATGGGGCCTCAGGACACTGCCCGCTGCTCTCCA GGTCTTTCCTGCCACCTCTGGG ATGGTGACGTGCTCTGCCTGCCTGGGAGCATCGTGTCTGCCCCGGGCCCTGTGCTGGTGCCCACGCGCCTGCAGACAGAGCTGGTGCTGAGGTGCCACCAGGAGACTGACTGTGACCTCTGCGTGCGTGTGGCCATCCACTTGGCTGTGCATG GGCACTGGGAAGAGCCTAAAGATGAGGACAAGTTTGGAATAGCAGCTGATCCGGAGCTTGAGGAGCCTAGGAACG CCTTTCTCCAGGCCCAAGTGGTGCTCTCCTTCCAGGCCTACCCCACTGCCCGCTGCGTCCTGCTGGAGGTGCAAGTGCGTGCTGCCCTCGCGCAGCCTGGTCAGTCTGTG GGTTCTGTAGTATTTGACTGCTTTGAGGCTGCTCTGGGGGCTGAGGTGCGACTCTGGTCCTACACTCAGCCCAGGTACCAGAAGGAACTCAACCTCACACAACAGTTGCCTG ACTGCAAGGGGCTTGAAGTCCGGGACAGCATCCAGAGCTGCTGGG ccctgccctggctcaGTGTGTCTGCCGATGGCGATGATGTGCACCTGGTGCTGGACGTCTCTGAGGAGCAGCACTTTGGCCTCTCCCTGTACTGGAACCAGGTCCAGGGCCCTACAAAACCCTGGTGGCACAGCAACCTG ACCGGGCCACAGAACATTACTTTGAACCACACAGACCTGTTTCCCTGCCTTTGTATTCAG GTGTGGCCTCTAGAGCCTGACTCTGTCAGGACGAGCCTCTGCCCCTTTAGGGAGG ATCCCCGGGCACACAGGAACCTCTGGCGTGCAGCCCGGCTGAGGCTACTGCCCCCCCGGGGCTGGCAGCTAAATGCACCCTGTTCACTGCTTGCTGAGGCCACTCTGTGTTGGCAGGCACCAGGCGGCGGCCCCTGCCAGTCGCTGGTCCCACCGCTGTCCCGAGCAAATGTCACTGTAAAT AAAACACTTCAGTTGCCATTGCTGAATGCCCACCCCAACCTCTGTGTCCAG GTGAGCAGCTGGGAGAAGCTGCAGCTACAGGAGTGCTTGTGGGCTG ACTCCCTTGGGGCCCTCAAGGATGATATGCTGCTGGTAGAGACACGAGGCCCCCAGGACAACAGATCACTCTGTGCCTTGGAGCCCAGTGGCTGCACCCCACTACTCAGCAGGGCCTCCACG AGGGCTGCTCGCCTTGGAGAGCAGTTACTACAAGACCTGCAGTCAGGCCAGTGTCTGCAG CTGTGGGAAGATGACCTGAGAGCACTATGGGCCTGCCCCATGGACAAGT ACGTTCACCAGCGCTGGGCCCTGGTGTGGCTGGCCTGCCTACTCTTGGCCTctgtgcttttccttctcttccttttcaaaaagGACCACGTGAAAG GGTGGCTGAGGCTCTTGAAGGAGGACCTCCGCGCGGGGG CTGCCCCCAGGGGCCGCGCGGCTCTGCTCCTCTACTCGGCGGAGGACTCGGGCTTCGAGCGCTTGGTGGGCGCCCTGGCCTCGGCGCTGTGCCAGCTGCCGCTGCGGGTGGCCGTGGACCTCTGGAGCCGTCGTGAACTGAGTGCGCAGGGACCCCTCGCCTGGTTCCACGCGCAGCGGCGCCAGACGCTGCAGGACGGCGGCGTGGTAGTCCTGCTCTTCTCGCCCGGGGCCGTGGCGCTGTGCCACGAGTGGCTGCAGGACGGGGCGGCAGCGTCCGCCCCGCACGGCCCGCATGACGCCTTTGCCGCCTCGCTGAGCTGCGTGCTGCCCGACTTCCTGCAGGGCCGGGCGCCCGGCCGCTACGTGGGGGCCTACTTCGACGGACTGCTCCACTCGGAGGCCGTGCCCGCCCTTTTCCGCAGCGTACCggtcttctccctgccctcccagttGCCCGACTTCCTGGGGACCCTGCAGGGGCCTGCCGCCCCCCGTCCCGGGCGGCTCGGGGAGAGGGCGAAGCAAGTGTCCCGGGCCCTGCAGCCCGCCCTGGACCAGCTGCTTCAGGCTCCCGGGGCTCCCGGGGCTCCTGGGGACTGCACGCGGGATGGCACGTGA
- the IL17RC gene encoding interleukin-17 receptor C isoform X8, which produces MVSAPPFGGGRTGPWALVPPGTWKMPVPWFLLSLALGRSPMVLSLEKLMGPQDTARCSPGLSCHLWDGDVLCLPGSIVSAPGPVLVPTRLQTELVLRCHQETDCDLCVRVAIHLAVHGHWEEPKDEDKFGIAADPELEEPRNAFLQAQVVLSFQAYPTARCVLLEVQVRAALAQPGQSVGSVVFDCFEAALGAEVRLWSYTQPRYQKELNLTQQLPALPWLSVSADGDDVHLVLDVSEEQHFGLSLYWNQVQGPTKPWWHSNLTGPQNITLNHTDLFPCLCIQVWPLEPDSVRTSLCPFREDPRAHRNLWRAARLRLLPPRGWQLNAPCSLLAEATLCWQAPGGGPCQSLVPPLSRANVTVNKTLQLPLLNAHPNLCVQVSSWEKLQLQECLWADSLGALKDDMLLVETRGPQDNRSLCALEPSGCTPLLSRASTRAARLGEQLLQDLQSGQCLQLWEDDLRALWACPMDKYVHQRWALVWLACLLLASVLFLLFLFKKDHVKGWLRLLKEDLRAGAAPRGRAALLLYSAEDSGFERLVGALASALCQLPLRVAVDLWSRRELSAQGPLAWFHAQRRQTLQDGGVVVLLFSPGAVALCHEWLQDGAAASAPHGPHDAFAASLSCVLPDFLQGRAPGRYVGAYFDGLLHSEAVPALFRSVPVFSLPSQLPDFLGTLQGPAAPRPGRLGERAKQVSRALQPALDQLLQAPGAPGAPGDCTRDGT; this is translated from the exons ATGGTGTCTGCCCCCCCCTTTGGGGGGGGCAGGACAGGGCCTTGGGCCTTGGTGCCTCCTGGTACCTGGAAGATGCCTGTGCCTTGGTTCCTGTTGTCCTTGGCACTGGGCCGAAGCCCCATGGTCCTCTCTTTGGAGAAGCTTATGGGGCCTCAGGACACTGCCCGCTGCTCTCCA GGTCTTTCCTGCCACCTCTGGG ATGGTGACGTGCTCTGCCTGCCTGGGAGCATCGTGTCTGCCCCGGGCCCTGTGCTGGTGCCCACGCGCCTGCAGACAGAGCTGGTGCTGAGGTGCCACCAGGAGACTGACTGTGACCTCTGCGTGCGTGTGGCCATCCACTTGGCTGTGCATG GGCACTGGGAAGAGCCTAAAGATGAGGACAAGTTTGGAATAGCAGCTGATCCGGAGCTTGAGGAGCCTAGGAACG CCTTTCTCCAGGCCCAAGTGGTGCTCTCCTTCCAGGCCTACCCCACTGCCCGCTGCGTCCTGCTGGAGGTGCAAGTGCGTGCTGCCCTCGCGCAGCCTGGTCAGTCTGTG GGTTCTGTAGTATTTGACTGCTTTGAGGCTGCTCTGGGGGCTGAGGTGCGACTCTGGTCCTACACTCAGCCCAGGTACCAGAAGGAACTCAACCTCACACAACAGTTGCCTG ccctgccctggctcaGTGTGTCTGCCGATGGCGATGATGTGCACCTGGTGCTGGACGTCTCTGAGGAGCAGCACTTTGGCCTCTCCCTGTACTGGAACCAGGTCCAGGGCCCTACAAAACCCTGGTGGCACAGCAACCTG ACCGGGCCACAGAACATTACTTTGAACCACACAGACCTGTTTCCCTGCCTTTGTATTCAG GTGTGGCCTCTAGAGCCTGACTCTGTCAGGACGAGCCTCTGCCCCTTTAGGGAGG ATCCCCGGGCACACAGGAACCTCTGGCGTGCAGCCCGGCTGAGGCTACTGCCCCCCCGGGGCTGGCAGCTAAATGCACCCTGTTCACTGCTTGCTGAGGCCACTCTGTGTTGGCAGGCACCAGGCGGCGGCCCCTGCCAGTCGCTGGTCCCACCGCTGTCCCGAGCAAATGTCACTGTAAAT AAAACACTTCAGTTGCCATTGCTGAATGCCCACCCCAACCTCTGTGTCCAG GTGAGCAGCTGGGAGAAGCTGCAGCTACAGGAGTGCTTGTGGGCTG ACTCCCTTGGGGCCCTCAAGGATGATATGCTGCTGGTAGAGACACGAGGCCCCCAGGACAACAGATCACTCTGTGCCTTGGAGCCCAGTGGCTGCACCCCACTACTCAGCAGGGCCTCCACG AGGGCTGCTCGCCTTGGAGAGCAGTTACTACAAGACCTGCAGTCAGGCCAGTGTCTGCAG CTGTGGGAAGATGACCTGAGAGCACTATGGGCCTGCCCCATGGACAAGT ACGTTCACCAGCGCTGGGCCCTGGTGTGGCTGGCCTGCCTACTCTTGGCCTctgtgcttttccttctcttccttttcaaaaagGACCACGTGAAAG GGTGGCTGAGGCTCTTGAAGGAGGACCTCCGCGCGGGGG CTGCCCCCAGGGGCCGCGCGGCTCTGCTCCTCTACTCGGCGGAGGACTCGGGCTTCGAGCGCTTGGTGGGCGCCCTGGCCTCGGCGCTGTGCCAGCTGCCGCTGCGGGTGGCCGTGGACCTCTGGAGCCGTCGTGAACTGAGTGCGCAGGGACCCCTCGCCTGGTTCCACGCGCAGCGGCGCCAGACGCTGCAGGACGGCGGCGTGGTAGTCCTGCTCTTCTCGCCCGGGGCCGTGGCGCTGTGCCACGAGTGGCTGCAGGACGGGGCGGCAGCGTCCGCCCCGCACGGCCCGCATGACGCCTTTGCCGCCTCGCTGAGCTGCGTGCTGCCCGACTTCCTGCAGGGCCGGGCGCCCGGCCGCTACGTGGGGGCCTACTTCGACGGACTGCTCCACTCGGAGGCCGTGCCCGCCCTTTTCCGCAGCGTACCggtcttctccctgccctcccagttGCCCGACTTCCTGGGGACCCTGCAGGGGCCTGCCGCCCCCCGTCCCGGGCGGCTCGGGGAGAGGGCGAAGCAAGTGTCCCGGGCCCTGCAGCCCGCCCTGGACCAGCTGCTTCAGGCTCCCGGGGCTCCCGGGGCTCCTGGGGACTGCACGCGGGATGGCACGTGA
- the IL17RC gene encoding interleukin-17 receptor C isoform X11 — translation MVSAPPFGGGRTGPWALVPPGTWKMPVPWFLLSLALGRSPMVLSLEKLMGPQDTARCSPGLSCHLWDGDVLCLPGSIVSAPGPVLVPTRLQTELVLRCHQETDCDLCVRVAIHLAVHGHWEEPKDEDKFGIAADPELEEPRNAFLQAQVVLSFQAYPTARCVLLEVQVRAALAQPGQSVGSVVFDCFEAALGAEVRLWSYTQPRYQKELNLTQQLPDCKGLEVRDSIQSCWALPWLSVSADGDDVHLVLDVSEEQHFGLSLYWNQVQGPTKPWWHSNLTGPQNITLNHTDLFPCLCIQVWPLEPDSVRTSLCPFREDPRAHRNLWRAARLRLLPPRGWQLNAPCSLLAEATLCWQAPGGGPCQSLVPPLSRANVTVNVSSWEKLQLQECLWADSLGALKDDMLLVETRGPQDNRSLCALEPSGCTPLLSRASTRAARLGEQLLQDLQSGQCLQLWEDDLRALWACPMDKYVHQRWALVWLACLLLASVLFLLFLFKKDHVKAAPRGRAALLLYSAEDSGFERLVGALASALCQLPLRVAVDLWSRRELSAQGPLAWFHAQRRQTLQDGGVVVLLFSPGAVALCHEWLQDGAAASAPHGPHDAFAASLSCVLPDFLQGRAPGRYVGAYFDGLLHSEAVPALFRSVPVFSLPSQLPDFLGTLQGPAAPRPGRLGERAKQVSRALQPALDQLLQAPGAPGAPGDCTRDGT, via the exons ATGGTGTCTGCCCCCCCCTTTGGGGGGGGCAGGACAGGGCCTTGGGCCTTGGTGCCTCCTGGTACCTGGAAGATGCCTGTGCCTTGGTTCCTGTTGTCCTTGGCACTGGGCCGAAGCCCCATGGTCCTCTCTTTGGAGAAGCTTATGGGGCCTCAGGACACTGCCCGCTGCTCTCCA GGTCTTTCCTGCCACCTCTGGG ATGGTGACGTGCTCTGCCTGCCTGGGAGCATCGTGTCTGCCCCGGGCCCTGTGCTGGTGCCCACGCGCCTGCAGACAGAGCTGGTGCTGAGGTGCCACCAGGAGACTGACTGTGACCTCTGCGTGCGTGTGGCCATCCACTTGGCTGTGCATG GGCACTGGGAAGAGCCTAAAGATGAGGACAAGTTTGGAATAGCAGCTGATCCGGAGCTTGAGGAGCCTAGGAACG CCTTTCTCCAGGCCCAAGTGGTGCTCTCCTTCCAGGCCTACCCCACTGCCCGCTGCGTCCTGCTGGAGGTGCAAGTGCGTGCTGCCCTCGCGCAGCCTGGTCAGTCTGTG GGTTCTGTAGTATTTGACTGCTTTGAGGCTGCTCTGGGGGCTGAGGTGCGACTCTGGTCCTACACTCAGCCCAGGTACCAGAAGGAACTCAACCTCACACAACAGTTGCCTG ACTGCAAGGGGCTTGAAGTCCGGGACAGCATCCAGAGCTGCTGGG ccctgccctggctcaGTGTGTCTGCCGATGGCGATGATGTGCACCTGGTGCTGGACGTCTCTGAGGAGCAGCACTTTGGCCTCTCCCTGTACTGGAACCAGGTCCAGGGCCCTACAAAACCCTGGTGGCACAGCAACCTG ACCGGGCCACAGAACATTACTTTGAACCACACAGACCTGTTTCCCTGCCTTTGTATTCAG GTGTGGCCTCTAGAGCCTGACTCTGTCAGGACGAGCCTCTGCCCCTTTAGGGAGG ATCCCCGGGCACACAGGAACCTCTGGCGTGCAGCCCGGCTGAGGCTACTGCCCCCCCGGGGCTGGCAGCTAAATGCACCCTGTTCACTGCTTGCTGAGGCCACTCTGTGTTGGCAGGCACCAGGCGGCGGCCCCTGCCAGTCGCTGGTCCCACCGCTGTCCCGAGCAAATGTCACTGTAAAT GTGAGCAGCTGGGAGAAGCTGCAGCTACAGGAGTGCTTGTGGGCTG ACTCCCTTGGGGCCCTCAAGGATGATATGCTGCTGGTAGAGACACGAGGCCCCCAGGACAACAGATCACTCTGTGCCTTGGAGCCCAGTGGCTGCACCCCACTACTCAGCAGGGCCTCCACG AGGGCTGCTCGCCTTGGAGAGCAGTTACTACAAGACCTGCAGTCAGGCCAGTGTCTGCAG CTGTGGGAAGATGACCTGAGAGCACTATGGGCCTGCCCCATGGACAAGT ACGTTCACCAGCGCTGGGCCCTGGTGTGGCTGGCCTGCCTACTCTTGGCCTctgtgcttttccttctcttccttttcaaaaagGACCACGTGAAAG CTGCCCCCAGGGGCCGCGCGGCTCTGCTCCTCTACTCGGCGGAGGACTCGGGCTTCGAGCGCTTGGTGGGCGCCCTGGCCTCGGCGCTGTGCCAGCTGCCGCTGCGGGTGGCCGTGGACCTCTGGAGCCGTCGTGAACTGAGTGCGCAGGGACCCCTCGCCTGGTTCCACGCGCAGCGGCGCCAGACGCTGCAGGACGGCGGCGTGGTAGTCCTGCTCTTCTCGCCCGGGGCCGTGGCGCTGTGCCACGAGTGGCTGCAGGACGGGGCGGCAGCGTCCGCCCCGCACGGCCCGCATGACGCCTTTGCCGCCTCGCTGAGCTGCGTGCTGCCCGACTTCCTGCAGGGCCGGGCGCCCGGCCGCTACGTGGGGGCCTACTTCGACGGACTGCTCCACTCGGAGGCCGTGCCCGCCCTTTTCCGCAGCGTACCggtcttctccctgccctcccagttGCCCGACTTCCTGGGGACCCTGCAGGGGCCTGCCGCCCCCCGTCCCGGGCGGCTCGGGGAGAGGGCGAAGCAAGTGTCCCGGGCCCTGCAGCCCGCCCTGGACCAGCTGCTTCAGGCTCCCGGGGCTCCCGGGGCTCCTGGGGACTGCACGCGGGATGGCACGTGA
- the IL17RC gene encoding interleukin-17 receptor C isoform X9: MVSAPPFGGGRTGPWALVPPGTWKMPVPWFLLSLALGRSPMVLSLEKLMGPQDTARCSPGLSCHLWDGDVLCLPGSIVSAPGPVLVPTRLQTELVLRCHQETDCDLCVRVAIHLAVHGHWEEPKDEDKFGIAADPELEEPRNAFLQAQVVLSFQAYPTARCVLLEVQVRAALAQPGQSVGSVVFDCFEAALGAEVRLWSYTQPRYQKELNLTQQLPALPWLSVSADGDDVHLVLDVSEEQHFGLSLYWNQVQGPTKPWWHSNLTGPQNITLNHTDLFPCLCIQVWPLEPDSVRTSLCPFREDPRAHRNLWRAARLRLLPPRGWQLNAPCSLLAEATLCWQAPGGGPCQSLVPPLSRANVTVNKTLQLPLLNAHPNLCVQVSSWEKLQLQECLWADSLGALKDDMLLVETRGPQDNRSLCALEPSGCTPLLSRASTRAARLGEQLLQDLQSGQCLQLWEDDLRALWACPMDKYVHQRWALVWLACLLLASVLFLLFLFKKDHVKAAPRGRAALLLYSAEDSGFERLVGALASALCQLPLRVAVDLWSRRELSAQGPLAWFHAQRRQTLQDGGVVVLLFSPGAVALCHEWLQDGAAASAPHGPHDAFAASLSCVLPDFLQGRAPGRYVGAYFDGLLHSEAVPALFRSVPVFSLPSQLPDFLGTLQGPAAPRPGRLGERAKQVSRALQPALDQLLQAPGAPGAPGDCTRDGT, from the exons ATGGTGTCTGCCCCCCCCTTTGGGGGGGGCAGGACAGGGCCTTGGGCCTTGGTGCCTCCTGGTACCTGGAAGATGCCTGTGCCTTGGTTCCTGTTGTCCTTGGCACTGGGCCGAAGCCCCATGGTCCTCTCTTTGGAGAAGCTTATGGGGCCTCAGGACACTGCCCGCTGCTCTCCA GGTCTTTCCTGCCACCTCTGGG ATGGTGACGTGCTCTGCCTGCCTGGGAGCATCGTGTCTGCCCCGGGCCCTGTGCTGGTGCCCACGCGCCTGCAGACAGAGCTGGTGCTGAGGTGCCACCAGGAGACTGACTGTGACCTCTGCGTGCGTGTGGCCATCCACTTGGCTGTGCATG GGCACTGGGAAGAGCCTAAAGATGAGGACAAGTTTGGAATAGCAGCTGATCCGGAGCTTGAGGAGCCTAGGAACG CCTTTCTCCAGGCCCAAGTGGTGCTCTCCTTCCAGGCCTACCCCACTGCCCGCTGCGTCCTGCTGGAGGTGCAAGTGCGTGCTGCCCTCGCGCAGCCTGGTCAGTCTGTG GGTTCTGTAGTATTTGACTGCTTTGAGGCTGCTCTGGGGGCTGAGGTGCGACTCTGGTCCTACACTCAGCCCAGGTACCAGAAGGAACTCAACCTCACACAACAGTTGCCTG ccctgccctggctcaGTGTGTCTGCCGATGGCGATGATGTGCACCTGGTGCTGGACGTCTCTGAGGAGCAGCACTTTGGCCTCTCCCTGTACTGGAACCAGGTCCAGGGCCCTACAAAACCCTGGTGGCACAGCAACCTG ACCGGGCCACAGAACATTACTTTGAACCACACAGACCTGTTTCCCTGCCTTTGTATTCAG GTGTGGCCTCTAGAGCCTGACTCTGTCAGGACGAGCCTCTGCCCCTTTAGGGAGG ATCCCCGGGCACACAGGAACCTCTGGCGTGCAGCCCGGCTGAGGCTACTGCCCCCCCGGGGCTGGCAGCTAAATGCACCCTGTTCACTGCTTGCTGAGGCCACTCTGTGTTGGCAGGCACCAGGCGGCGGCCCCTGCCAGTCGCTGGTCCCACCGCTGTCCCGAGCAAATGTCACTGTAAAT AAAACACTTCAGTTGCCATTGCTGAATGCCCACCCCAACCTCTGTGTCCAG GTGAGCAGCTGGGAGAAGCTGCAGCTACAGGAGTGCTTGTGGGCTG ACTCCCTTGGGGCCCTCAAGGATGATATGCTGCTGGTAGAGACACGAGGCCCCCAGGACAACAGATCACTCTGTGCCTTGGAGCCCAGTGGCTGCACCCCACTACTCAGCAGGGCCTCCACG AGGGCTGCTCGCCTTGGAGAGCAGTTACTACAAGACCTGCAGTCAGGCCAGTGTCTGCAG CTGTGGGAAGATGACCTGAGAGCACTATGGGCCTGCCCCATGGACAAGT ACGTTCACCAGCGCTGGGCCCTGGTGTGGCTGGCCTGCCTACTCTTGGCCTctgtgcttttccttctcttccttttcaaaaagGACCACGTGAAAG CTGCCCCCAGGGGCCGCGCGGCTCTGCTCCTCTACTCGGCGGAGGACTCGGGCTTCGAGCGCTTGGTGGGCGCCCTGGCCTCGGCGCTGTGCCAGCTGCCGCTGCGGGTGGCCGTGGACCTCTGGAGCCGTCGTGAACTGAGTGCGCAGGGACCCCTCGCCTGGTTCCACGCGCAGCGGCGCCAGACGCTGCAGGACGGCGGCGTGGTAGTCCTGCTCTTCTCGCCCGGGGCCGTGGCGCTGTGCCACGAGTGGCTGCAGGACGGGGCGGCAGCGTCCGCCCCGCACGGCCCGCATGACGCCTTTGCCGCCTCGCTGAGCTGCGTGCTGCCCGACTTCCTGCAGGGCCGGGCGCCCGGCCGCTACGTGGGGGCCTACTTCGACGGACTGCTCCACTCGGAGGCCGTGCCCGCCCTTTTCCGCAGCGTACCggtcttctccctgccctcccagttGCCCGACTTCCTGGGGACCCTGCAGGGGCCTGCCGCCCCCCGTCCCGGGCGGCTCGGGGAGAGGGCGAAGCAAGTGTCCCGGGCCCTGCAGCCCGCCCTGGACCAGCTGCTTCAGGCTCCCGGGGCTCCCGGGGCTCCTGGGGACTGCACGCGGGATGGCACGTGA
- the IL17RC gene encoding interleukin-17 receptor C isoform X3: MVSAPPFGGGRTGPWALVPPGTWKMPVPWFLLSLALGRSPMVLSLEKLMGPQDTARCSPGLSCHLWDGDVLCLPGSIVSAPGPVLVPTRLQTELVLRCHQETDCDLCVRVAIHLAVHGHWEEPKDEDKFGIAADPELEEPRNAFLQAQVVLSFQAYPTARCVLLEVQVRAALAQPGQSVGSVVFDCFEAALGAEVRLWSYTQPRYQKELNLTQQLPALPWLSVSADGDDVHLVLDVSEEQHFGLSLYWNQVQGPTKPWWHSNLTGPQNITLNHTDLFPCLCIQVWPLEPDSVRTSLCPFREDPRAHRNLWRAARLRLLPPRGWQLNAPCSLLAEATLCWQAPGGGPCQSLVPPLSRANVTVNKTLQLPLLNAHPNLCVQQVSSWEKLQLQECLWADSLGALKDDMLLVETRGPQDNRSLCALEPSGCTPLLSRASTLQLDGLLSVVPLGDSLPLAWQRAARLGEQLLQDLQSGQCLQLWEDDLRALWACPMDKYVHQRWALVWLACLLLASVLFLLFLFKKDHVKGWLRLLKEDLRAGAAPRGRAALLLYSAEDSGFERLVGALASALCQLPLRVAVDLWSRRELSAQGPLAWFHAQRRQTLQDGGVVVLLFSPGAVALCHEWLQDGAAASAPHGPHDAFAASLSCVLPDFLQGRAPGRYVGAYFDGLLHSEAVPALFRSVPVFSLPSQLPDFLGTLQGPAAPRPGRLGERAKQVSRALQPALDQLLQAPGAPGAPGDCTRDGT, from the exons ATGGTGTCTGCCCCCCCCTTTGGGGGGGGCAGGACAGGGCCTTGGGCCTTGGTGCCTCCTGGTACCTGGAAGATGCCTGTGCCTTGGTTCCTGTTGTCCTTGGCACTGGGCCGAAGCCCCATGGTCCTCTCTTTGGAGAAGCTTATGGGGCCTCAGGACACTGCCCGCTGCTCTCCA GGTCTTTCCTGCCACCTCTGGG ATGGTGACGTGCTCTGCCTGCCTGGGAGCATCGTGTCTGCCCCGGGCCCTGTGCTGGTGCCCACGCGCCTGCAGACAGAGCTGGTGCTGAGGTGCCACCAGGAGACTGACTGTGACCTCTGCGTGCGTGTGGCCATCCACTTGGCTGTGCATG GGCACTGGGAAGAGCCTAAAGATGAGGACAAGTTTGGAATAGCAGCTGATCCGGAGCTTGAGGAGCCTAGGAACG CCTTTCTCCAGGCCCAAGTGGTGCTCTCCTTCCAGGCCTACCCCACTGCCCGCTGCGTCCTGCTGGAGGTGCAAGTGCGTGCTGCCCTCGCGCAGCCTGGTCAGTCTGTG GGTTCTGTAGTATTTGACTGCTTTGAGGCTGCTCTGGGGGCTGAGGTGCGACTCTGGTCCTACACTCAGCCCAGGTACCAGAAGGAACTCAACCTCACACAACAGTTGCCTG ccctgccctggctcaGTGTGTCTGCCGATGGCGATGATGTGCACCTGGTGCTGGACGTCTCTGAGGAGCAGCACTTTGGCCTCTCCCTGTACTGGAACCAGGTCCAGGGCCCTACAAAACCCTGGTGGCACAGCAACCTG ACCGGGCCACAGAACATTACTTTGAACCACACAGACCTGTTTCCCTGCCTTTGTATTCAG GTGTGGCCTCTAGAGCCTGACTCTGTCAGGACGAGCCTCTGCCCCTTTAGGGAGG ATCCCCGGGCACACAGGAACCTCTGGCGTGCAGCCCGGCTGAGGCTACTGCCCCCCCGGGGCTGGCAGCTAAATGCACCCTGTTCACTGCTTGCTGAGGCCACTCTGTGTTGGCAGGCACCAGGCGGCGGCCCCTGCCAGTCGCTGGTCCCACCGCTGTCCCGAGCAAATGTCACTGTAAAT AAAACACTTCAGTTGCCATTGCTGAATGCCCACCCCAACCTCTGTGTCCAG CAGGTGAGCAGCTGGGAGAAGCTGCAGCTACAGGAGTGCTTGTGGGCTG ACTCCCTTGGGGCCCTCAAGGATGATATGCTGCTGGTAGAGACACGAGGCCCCCAGGACAACAGATCACTCTGTGCCTTGGAGCCCAGTGGCTGCACCCCACTACTCAGCAGGGCCTCCACG CTGCAGCTTGATGGTCTCCTAAGTGTGGTGCCCCTAGGTGACAGCCTCCCTTTGGCTTGGCAGAGGGCTGCTCGCCTTGGAGAGCAGTTACTACAAGACCTGCAGTCAGGCCAGTGTCTGCAG CTGTGGGAAGATGACCTGAGAGCACTATGGGCCTGCCCCATGGACAAGT ACGTTCACCAGCGCTGGGCCCTGGTGTGGCTGGCCTGCCTACTCTTGGCCTctgtgcttttccttctcttccttttcaaaaagGACCACGTGAAAG GGTGGCTGAGGCTCTTGAAGGAGGACCTCCGCGCGGGGG CTGCCCCCAGGGGCCGCGCGGCTCTGCTCCTCTACTCGGCGGAGGACTCGGGCTTCGAGCGCTTGGTGGGCGCCCTGGCCTCGGCGCTGTGCCAGCTGCCGCTGCGGGTGGCCGTGGACCTCTGGAGCCGTCGTGAACTGAGTGCGCAGGGACCCCTCGCCTGGTTCCACGCGCAGCGGCGCCAGACGCTGCAGGACGGCGGCGTGGTAGTCCTGCTCTTCTCGCCCGGGGCCGTGGCGCTGTGCCACGAGTGGCTGCAGGACGGGGCGGCAGCGTCCGCCCCGCACGGCCCGCATGACGCCTTTGCCGCCTCGCTGAGCTGCGTGCTGCCCGACTTCCTGCAGGGCCGGGCGCCCGGCCGCTACGTGGGGGCCTACTTCGACGGACTGCTCCACTCGGAGGCCGTGCCCGCCCTTTTCCGCAGCGTACCggtcttctccctgccctcccagttGCCCGACTTCCTGGGGACCCTGCAGGGGCCTGCCGCCCCCCGTCCCGGGCGGCTCGGGGAGAGGGCGAAGCAAGTGTCCCGGGCCCTGCAGCCCGCCCTGGACCAGCTGCTTCAGGCTCCCGGGGCTCCCGGGGCTCCTGGGGACTGCACGCGGGATGGCACGTGA